TCTTCCGCTTCGAGGGCATCGAGACGAAGAGTCCCGTGGGACCCGAGATCACCTTGATGTCGGAAACGAGGAAACAGTTGTCGAGCACGATCGAGACGTAGGCCTTCAGCTTGTCCTGATCCACCGGGTGCACTTTGACTTCCGTGATGTTCACGGCGCTACCTCCTCAGCGAGAGCTCCAGAGTTGACCGCTTCTCGTATTCGCTTCGCGAGACGGTCCGTGTCCGGAGGACGCGCGCGCCGGGAAGCTCCGAGGCGAGAGCT
The sequence above is a segment of the Thermoanaerobaculia bacterium genome. Coding sequences within it:
- the spoVG gene encoding septation regulator SpoVG, producing the protein MNITEVKVHPVDQDKLKAYVSIVLDNCFLVSDIKVISGPTGLFVSMPSKRKKSGEFKDVAHPLNRETRQWMEERILGEYDRAVNGTPVESAPEQGVTI